Proteins encoded together in one Anaerotignum propionicum DSM 1682 window:
- the nrdD gene encoding anaerobic ribonucleoside-triphosphate reductase: MYVIKKDNTHEPWNIQKVVVAVNKSAYRALVKFTQKELDFLCNYVEEKALSLGKEGIPIAEMHNIVESALEQVKPEVAKSYRDYRNYKQDFVKMLDEVYKKSQSIMYIGDKENSNTDSALVSTKRSLVFNQLNKELYQKFFMTTEELQACRDGYLYVHDMSARRDTMNCCLFDVQTVLEGGFEMGNLWYNEPKTLNVAFDVIGDIVLSAASQQYGGFTVPSVDLLLEPYAEKSYEKFYRRYMEMGLTPKVADREAMADILNDFEQGFQGWEYKFNTVASSRGDYPFITMTFGTGTGKFAKLASITMLNVRRKGQGKKNCKKPVLFPKLVFLYDENLHGEGKALEDVFEAGILCSSKSMYPDWLSLTGDGYVADIYKKYGRIISPMGCRAFLSPWFERGGMKPADENDMPVYVGRFNIGAVSLHLPMIYAKAKQESKPFYEVLDYYLELIRNLHVRTYAYLGEMRASTNPLAYCEGGFYGGNLGLHDKIKPLLKSATASFGITALNELQELHNGRSLVEDGQFALEALEHINQKITQFKEEDGNLYAIYGTPAESLCGLQVTQFRKKYGVIEHVSDRPYVSNSFHCHVTEDITPIEKQNLENRFWNLFNGGKIQYVKYPIDYNLDAIRTLIRRAMKMGFYEGVNLSLAYCDDCGHQELEMDVCPKCGSHNLTKIDRMNGYLSYSRVKGDTRLNEAKMAEIAERKSM, translated from the coding sequence ATGTATGTAATCAAAAAAGATAATACCCACGAGCCTTGGAATATCCAAAAAGTTGTGGTCGCCGTTAACAAATCAGCCTATCGTGCCTTGGTGAAATTCACCCAAAAAGAGCTAGACTTTTTATGCAATTATGTTGAGGAAAAAGCTCTTTCCCTAGGAAAAGAAGGCATCCCCATTGCAGAGATGCATAATATTGTGGAGTCGGCTTTGGAACAAGTTAAGCCTGAGGTCGCAAAAAGCTACCGCGACTATCGCAATTATAAGCAGGACTTCGTGAAAATGTTGGACGAGGTCTATAAAAAAAGCCAATCCATCATGTATATTGGGGATAAGGAAAATAGCAATACAGATAGTGCCTTGGTCTCCACAAAGCGTAGTCTGGTTTTCAATCAGTTAAATAAGGAATTGTATCAAAAATTCTTTATGACCACCGAGGAATTACAGGCCTGCCGTGACGGCTATCTTTATGTCCATGATATGTCTGCCCGCAGAGATACCATGAATTGCTGCCTTTTTGATGTGCAAACAGTGCTGGAGGGTGGCTTTGAAATGGGAAACCTTTGGTATAACGAGCCTAAAACCCTGAACGTGGCTTTCGACGTAATCGGCGACATTGTTCTTTCCGCCGCAAGCCAACAGTATGGTGGCTTTACCGTACCCTCTGTGGACCTCCTTTTAGAGCCTTATGCAGAAAAAAGCTATGAAAAGTTTTATCGTCGCTATATGGAAATGGGACTAACCCCTAAGGTAGCCGACCGAGAAGCCATGGCCGATATTTTGAATGATTTTGAGCAAGGCTTTCAGGGCTGGGAATATAAATTCAATACCGTTGCCTCTAGCCGTGGCGATTATCCCTTCATTACCATGACCTTCGGCACAGGCACAGGGAAATTTGCAAAATTAGCATCTATTACCATGCTGAATGTACGCAGAAAGGGTCAAGGCAAGAAAAATTGTAAAAAACCAGTACTGTTCCCTAAACTTGTTTTTCTTTATGATGAAAACCTTCACGGAGAGGGCAAAGCTTTAGAAGATGTTTTTGAAGCTGGTATTCTATGCTCCTCAAAAAGTATGTATCCCGATTGGCTAAGCCTGACAGGGGATGGCTATGTGGCTGATATCTACAAAAAATATGGTAGAATCATCAGCCCAATGGGTTGCCGTGCCTTTTTATCTCCTTGGTTTGAGCGTGGTGGCATGAAACCCGCTGACGAAAATGATATGCCTGTTTATGTGGGGCGATTTAATATTGGCGCTGTCAGCCTTCACCTTCCTATGATTTATGCTAAGGCAAAGCAGGAAAGCAAGCCTTTTTATGAGGTTTTGGACTATTATTTAGAGCTAATTCGCAACCTCCATGTACGTACTTATGCATATTTGGGAGAAATGCGTGCCTCCACCAACCCATTAGCCTACTGCGAGGGTGGTTTTTATGGCGGAAATTTAGGTCTGCATGATAAAATTAAACCGCTTTTAAAGTCCGCTACGGCTTCCTTTGGTATCACTGCTTTGAATGAATTACAAGAGCTTCATAATGGCAGATCCTTGGTGGAAGATGGTCAGTTTGCTCTGGAAGCACTGGAACATATTAACCAAAAAATTACTCAGTTTAAGGAAGAGGACGGTAATCTCTATGCCATTTATGGCACCCCTGCCGAAAGCCTTTGCGGCCTACAGGTAACCCAATTCCGCAAAAAATATGGAGTTATCGAGCATGTCTCCGATAGACCATATGTAAGCAACAGCTTTCACTGCCATGTAACAGAGGATATCACACCCATTGAAAAACAGAATCTAGAAAATCGTTTTTGGAACCTATTTAATGGTGGAAAAATTCAGTATGTGAAATATCCCATTGATTATAATTTGGATGCCATCCGCACCCTTATCCGTCGAGCTATGAAGATGGGTTTCTATGAAGGAGTCAACCTTTCTCTGGCCTATTGCGACGATTGCGGACATCAGGAATTGGAGATGGATGTCTGCCCCAAATGCGGAAGCCATAACCTAACAAAAATTGACCGTATGAACGGTTACCTCTCTTATTCCAGAGTGAAAGGGGATACCCGCCTGAACGAGGCAAAAATGGCAGAGATTGCAGAAAGGAAGAGTATGTAA
- the nrdG gene encoding anaerobic ribonucleoside-triphosphate reductase activating protein, which produces MRYHNITKDDMLNGEGLRVVLWLSGCDHCCKDCHNTITWDPNGGIPFDERAEHELFDALKHDYTSGITLSGGDPLFMGNRQEVTALAKQIKERFPDKTIWLYTGYRWEEISALPIMEYIDVLVDGKFILDLKDPKLHWKGSSNQRIIDVQKSMKNSSLYLYHPK; this is translated from the coding sequence ATGCGTTATCATAATATTACGAAGGATGATATGCTAAATGGCGAGGGCCTTCGTGTTGTACTTTGGCTTTCCGGCTGTGATCATTGCTGTAAAGACTGTCATAACACCATCACATGGGATCCTAACGGGGGAATCCCTTTCGACGAAAGAGCAGAACATGAGCTTTTTGATGCCCTCAAGCATGATTATACCAGTGGCATTACCCTCAGCGGCGGCGACCCTTTGTTTATGGGAAACCGCCAAGAGGTAACTGCTTTGGCTAAGCAAATCAAAGAACGTTTCCCCGATAAAACCATATGGCTCTATACAGGTTATCGCTGGGAAGAAATCAGTGCTCTGCCAATCATGGAATATATTGATGTATTGGTTGATGGGAAATTCATTTTAGATTTGAAGGATCCTAAGCTTCATTGGAAAGGAAGCTCTAACCAACGGATTATAGATGTGCAAAAATCAATGAAAAATAGTTCTCTTTATCTCTATCACCCAAAGTAA
- a CDS encoding dUTP diphosphatase, which yields METIRIKYLSDKIEKLRYIDGKSDWIDLRAAERIELKQGEFRLIPLGIAIELPKGFEAHIVPRSSTFKNFGVIQTNHCGIVDESYCGNNDQWFFPALAMRDTSIEVNDRICQFRIFEHQPKISFEETENLGNENRGGIGSTGKQ from the coding sequence ATGGAAACCATTAGAATTAAGTATCTCAGTGACAAAATCGAAAAATTGCGCTATATAGACGGAAAATCAGATTGGATTGACCTAAGAGCTGCCGAAAGAATTGAATTAAAACAGGGAGAATTCCGTTTGATTCCCCTTGGCATTGCTATAGAACTGCCTAAGGGTTTCGAGGCCCATATCGTTCCCAGAAGCTCCACCTTCAAAAATTTCGGGGTTATCCAAACAAACCATTGCGGCATTGTAGATGAAAGCTATTGCGGCAACAATGACCAATGGTTTTTCCCCGCCTTGGCTATGCGAGATACAAGCATTGAGGTGAACGACCGTATCTGCCAGTTCCGAATTTTTGAGCACCAGCCAAAAATCTCCTTTGAGGAAACTGAGAATCTTGGCAACGAGAACAGAGGCGGTATTGGCTCCACAGGAAAGCAATAA
- a CDS encoding VanW family protein, with protein MGRKLFCELCPLTYEISRQKCIISRHIRNFTSKEKFAKAKSPLPLPYEIYSHSSFMRRKLGTVDMVLQENKVFNLSLAVPSVNGVLIHPGEIFSFWNLVGNTTLAKSYKTGLAIKMGRPSHDVGGGMCQFTNLIHWMVLHTPLTIIERHQHDQLDLFPDFKRKVPFGLGTSIVYNYFDYQFKNNTTATYQILICLTEENLCGEIRSNESQPYQYKIYTEDEFFSKEEDGVYRNGDVFREKIHTNSNVCIERTLLQRNHAKVIYDTAGLKIIQ; from the coding sequence GTGGGACGAAAGTTGTTTTGCGAACTGTGTCCTTTGACATACGAAATTTCAAGGCAAAAATGTATTATTTCTCGCCATATAAGAAATTTCACAAGCAAAGAGAAATTTGCAAAAGCAAAATCTCCCTTACCATTGCCCTATGAAATTTATTCCCATAGCTCTTTTATGCGACGAAAGCTAGGCACTGTAGATATGGTACTTCAAGAGAATAAAGTTTTTAATCTTTCCTTGGCAGTACCTTCGGTGAATGGTGTGTTAATCCATCCCGGAGAAATCTTTTCTTTCTGGAATCTAGTGGGCAATACCACCTTGGCGAAGAGCTATAAAACAGGGCTGGCCATTAAAATGGGAAGACCCTCCCATGATGTGGGTGGCGGAATGTGCCAGTTTACAAATCTAATCCATTGGATGGTTTTGCATACCCCTCTCACCATTATAGAACGGCATCAGCATGACCAGCTGGATTTATTCCCTGACTTTAAACGAAAAGTGCCCTTTGGTCTGGGCACCTCCATCGTTTATAATTATTTTGATTATCAATTTAAAAATAATACAACTGCTACATATCAAATATTAATCTGCCTGACAGAAGAAAATCTCTGCGGTGAAATTAGGTCAAATGAATCTCAGCCCTATCAATATAAAATATATACTGAGGATGAGTTTTTTTCCAAAGAAGAAGACGGTGTATATCGCAACGGTGACGTTTTTAGAGAAAAAATTCATACAAACTCCAATGTTTGTATTGAAAGAACCCTTTTACAGAGGAATCATGCAAAAGTTATCTATGATACCGCAGGTTTAAAAATCATACAATAA
- a CDS encoding MetQ/NlpA family ABC transporter substrate-binding protein, with product MKKFFALLLTGALALGAAGCGSKTDKAADAEKPETTGAEAVTLKIGASPTPHAEILEAAKEELAAKGINLEIVEFTDYVQPNLALDTGDLDANYFQHAPYLDSFNEEHGTKLVSLGAVHYEPMGIYSKSIKDLAELPDGAKVGIPADGTNGGRALLLLEANGLIKLDPNAGTSATKLDIKENPKNIEIVEMEAAQLPLSIGDLSIAVINGNYAMQNGLKTEDALAIEAADSLAATTYANIIAVRAGDETRPELVTLLEVLNSQTISDYIKNTYGGAVAPTA from the coding sequence ATGAAGAAATTTTTTGCATTATTATTAACAGGTGCTTTGGCACTTGGAGCTGCTGGCTGCGGTAGTAAAACAGATAAAGCAGCAGATGCTGAAAAGCCTGAAACAACAGGTGCGGAAGCGGTAACTTTAAAAATTGGTGCATCTCCCACTCCCCATGCAGAAATTTTAGAGGCTGCAAAGGAAGAATTGGCTGCAAAGGGAATCAATTTAGAAATCGTGGAATTTACCGATTACGTACAGCCTAACTTGGCATTGGACACCGGTGATTTGGATGCAAATTACTTCCAGCATGCACCTTACTTGGATTCTTTTAATGAGGAACATGGCACAAAGCTTGTAAGCTTGGGTGCTGTGCATTATGAACCAATGGGTATCTACAGCAAGAGCATCAAAGATTTAGCTGAATTGCCTGATGGTGCAAAGGTTGGTATTCCTGCAGATGGCACCAACGGCGGACGTGCGTTGTTATTGCTGGAAGCAAATGGCTTGATCAAATTGGATCCTAATGCAGGCACATCTGCTACAAAGCTTGATATTAAGGAAAATCCCAAGAATATTGAAATCGTTGAAATGGAAGCGGCTCAACTGCCTTTATCTATCGGCGATTTGAGCATTGCAGTTATCAACGGTAACTATGCAATGCAGAACGGCTTGAAAACTGAAGATGCTTTGGCAATTGAAGCGGCAGATTCTTTGGCGGCAACAACTTATGCTAACATTATTGCAGTAAGAGCTGGGGATGAAACAAGACCTGAATTGGTTACTTTGCTTGAAGTATTGAACAGCCAGACAATTTCTGACTATATTAAAAATACTTATGGCGGCGCAGTTGCTCCTACAGCGTAA
- a CDS encoding methionine ABC transporter permease, which translates to MFKEGMMALVGSAFWESIYMTLVSTFFAYLVGLPMGLVLVMTDKEGVRPMPIVHQILGAIINVVRSVPFLILMLTIMPFTKTVVGTTIGPKAAIVGLLVAAAPFIARLVESSLKEVERGVIEAAQSMGASPLQILVKVLIPEAKPSLLVGSAIAVTTILGYSAMAGFIGGGGLGAVAINYGYHRGQTDIMYVMVVLLVVIVQILQEVGMQVAKRTDKRL; encoded by the coding sequence ATGTTTAAAGAAGGAATGATGGCCTTAGTTGGCTCTGCATTTTGGGAAAGTATTTATATGACATTGGTATCCACCTTTTTTGCTTACTTAGTAGGGCTTCCTATGGGATTGGTTTTGGTTATGACAGATAAGGAAGGGGTTCGTCCCATGCCAATTGTCCATCAAATTTTAGGAGCTATTATCAACGTAGTGCGTTCTGTGCCATTTTTGATTTTGATGCTTACCATTATGCCTTTTACGAAGACAGTAGTTGGCACCACCATTGGTCCCAAAGCTGCCATTGTTGGTCTTTTGGTTGCAGCGGCACCTTTTATCGCCAGATTGGTGGAATCTTCCCTAAAGGAAGTGGAGCGTGGTGTCATTGAAGCGGCCCAGTCCATGGGGGCTTCTCCTTTACAGATTTTGGTGAAGGTACTAATTCCAGAGGCGAAGCCTTCTTTATTGGTGGGTAGTGCCATTGCAGTAACTACGATTCTGGGTTATTCCGCTATGGCTGGCTTTATTGGCGGTGGTGGTTTGGGCGCAGTTGCAATTAACTACGGCTATCACCGAGGACAGACCGATATTATGTATGTAATGGTAGTGTTGCTTGTTGTAATTGTTCAGATTTTGCAGGAAGTGGGCATGCAGGTTGCAAAAAGAACTGATAAACGTTTGTAA
- a CDS encoding methionine ABC transporter ATP-binding protein produces the protein MEKKEIMIRLEGVSKSFPQKRGSLEVLKDVDLEIAKGEVFGIIGMSGAGKSTLVRCINLLERPTSGRVYLDGQELTCLAEKDLRQQRHSMGMIFQQFHLLMQRTALENVCFPLEISGVSKEKAKARAVELLELVGLGERLGAYPSQLSGGQKQRVAIARALATEPKVLLCDEATSALDPNTTAGVLRLLKDINERLGITIVVITHEMSVIQEICNRVAIIDGGQIAEMGGVEEIFRAPKTKAGRELVYHEGKNREAIEGPIANCYRVVFRGGISGEPILGNMMLECNAVANILSGNTRMLDGRVYGQMMIQLPDDKEIREKMLAYLKERDVEIEEVQYV, from the coding sequence ATGGAAAAGAAGGAGATTATGATTCGCTTAGAGGGCGTATCAAAAAGCTTTCCTCAAAAAAGAGGTTCTTTAGAAGTATTAAAGGATGTTGATTTGGAGATTGCAAAGGGAGAAGTTTTCGGAATTATCGGTATGAGTGGCGCAGGCAAAAGTACGTTGGTACGTTGTATCAATCTGTTAGAGCGACCCACCAGCGGGCGGGTTTACTTAGATGGACAGGAGCTTACTTGTCTGGCGGAAAAAGATTTAAGACAACAGAGACATTCCATGGGAATGATTTTTCAGCAGTTTCATTTGTTAATGCAAAGAACTGCTCTGGAAAATGTTTGTTTTCCTTTAGAAATATCAGGCGTATCCAAGGAAAAGGCAAAGGCAAGAGCAGTGGAATTATTGGAGTTGGTTGGTTTGGGTGAGCGTTTAGGTGCATATCCTTCTCAGCTTTCCGGCGGACAGAAGCAAAGAGTTGCCATAGCCAGAGCTTTGGCAACAGAGCCAAAGGTGCTTTTATGCGATGAAGCAACCAGTGCCCTTGATCCCAACACAACAGCAGGGGTTTTACGGCTTTTGAAAGATATAAATGAACGATTAGGCATTACCATTGTGGTGATTACCCATGAAATGAGTGTTATACAGGAAATTTGTAACCGTGTCGCCATTATTGATGGTGGACAGATTGCCGAAATGGGCGGTGTTGAGGAAATCTTCCGTGCCCCAAAAACAAAAGCAGGTAGAGAATTGGTATATCACGAGGGCAAAAACAGAGAAGCCATTGAGGGCCCTATTGCAAATTGTTACCGTGTGGTATTCCGCGGGGGCATTTCCGGTGAGCCTATTTTAGGAAATATGATGCTGGAATGCAACGCTGTTGCTAATATTCTTTCAGGCAACACCCGTATGTTAGACGGCAGAGTGTATGGACAAATGATGATTCAGCTTCCTGATGATAAAGAAATCAGAGAAAAAATGCTGGCATATTTAAAGGAAAGAGATGTGGAGATAGAGGAGGTTCAGTATGTTTAA
- a CDS encoding LCP family protein codes for MDKKLWRLYFKTLLFTLMGLCGVLAILYGIFMYMVGGLNRQSVDESSLSVNENLSVYGNQGIMNIALYGIDSQNKENKGRSDAILIASVNGKTGKIKLISIARDTYVDVPDHGKTKINHAYAYGGPELAIQTINENFHLDIKDYVSVNFDSLADVIDELGGIDLEVSEAERKQINNYLLKGEKLQESGLVHLTGPQAVSYSRIRKIDGDVMRGERQRKVLECLFKKALEINPLAYPSYVRKFAPMVETSLSNDEILKIASVGMKSGVSLEQAGLPNENIKAGGQTIKGVWYYVYDIDQAADMIEDFIYHDIPFDQYGKDMVEEKGATE; via the coding sequence ATGGATAAGAAATTATGGAGGTTGTATTTTAAAACATTATTGTTTACCTTGATGGGACTTTGCGGGGTATTGGCAATTTTGTACGGAATTTTCATGTACATGGTTGGAGGATTAAACCGCCAAAGCGTAGATGAAAGTTCTCTTTCGGTAAATGAGAACTTAAGTGTATATGGGAATCAGGGAATTATGAATATTGCATTATATGGCATTGATTCTCAGAATAAAGAGAACAAAGGGCGCTCGGATGCCATATTGATTGCCTCTGTCAACGGAAAGACAGGCAAGATTAAGCTGATTTCTATTGCAAGAGATACATATGTTGATGTTCCTGATCACGGAAAGACAAAAATAAACCATGCCTATGCTTATGGTGGCCCTGAACTGGCAATTCAAACAATTAATGAGAATTTCCATTTAGATATAAAGGATTATGTTTCTGTAAATTTTGATTCTTTGGCAGATGTAATCGATGAATTGGGCGGTATTGATTTGGAGGTCAGCGAAGCTGAGCGAAAACAGATTAACAATTACCTTTTAAAAGGGGAAAAGTTGCAGGAATCCGGCTTAGTGCATTTGACAGGCCCTCAGGCTGTAAGCTATTCTCGGATTAGAAAAATTGATGGAGATGTGATGCGAGGAGAGCGCCAGCGTAAGGTTCTGGAATGCCTATTTAAAAAAGCACTGGAAATCAATCCTTTAGCGTATCCTTCTTATGTAAGAAAGTTTGCTCCCATGGTGGAAACTTCTTTAAGCAATGATGAAATTTTGAAGATTGCTTCCGTTGGAATGAAGAGTGGCGTTTCTTTAGAGCAGGCAGGTTTGCCCAATGAAAACATCAAAGCCGGCGGCCAAACGATTAAAGGAGTATGGTACTATGTGTATGACATTGACCAGGCGGCAGATATGATTGAAGATTTTATATATCACGATATTCCTTTTGACCAGTATGGCAAGGATATGGTTGAAGAAAAAGGTGCAACAGAGTAA
- the thiD gene encoding bifunctional hydroxymethylpyrimidine kinase/phosphomethylpyrimidine kinase, which produces MKHVLTIAGSDTCGGAGIQADLKTFSALGTYGMSVITAVTVQNTQGVFGCQDITPEIIRGQIDAIYSDIAVSAVKIGMVSQIETIHAIADKLLEHQAKNIVVDPVMISKSGFDLMQPEAKDTLIQRLIPLAYVVTPNLPEAEVITGMKIDDLSSMEVAARKIFAMGAKNVLIKGGHLEYDATDLLFDGEKITLLHSDRIETKNTHGTGCTLSSAIAANLAKGKSVEEAVETAKKYITVAIEHSLEIGKGVGPTNHFYELYNKAGIWDEVKD; this is translated from the coding sequence ATGAAGCACGTTTTAACAATAGCAGGCTCGGATACTTGTGGGGGCGCAGGCATACAGGCAGATTTGAAAACTTTTTCGGCTTTAGGAACCTATGGCATGAGTGTCATTACAGCGGTGACGGTGCAGAATACCCAAGGGGTTTTTGGCTGCCAGGACATTACCCCTGAGATTATTCGGGGGCAGATAGATGCTATTTATTCTGATATCGCTGTGAGTGCTGTGAAAATAGGGATGGTATCTCAAATTGAGACCATTCATGCCATTGCCGACAAACTACTGGAGCACCAAGCAAAAAATATTGTGGTTGACCCTGTTATGATTTCGAAAAGCGGCTTTGATTTGATGCAACCCGAAGCGAAGGATACGTTGATTCAGCGTTTGATTCCCTTGGCCTATGTGGTAACACCAAACCTTCCCGAGGCAGAGGTAATTACAGGCATGAAAATTGACGATTTATCCTCTATGGAGGTGGCGGCAAGAAAAATTTTTGCCATGGGGGCAAAAAATGTATTAATCAAAGGTGGTCACTTAGAGTACGATGCCACAGATTTATTGTTTGATGGAGAAAAAATTACTCTGTTACATTCAGACCGTATTGAAACGAAAAATACTCATGGCACAGGTTGTACCTTATCCTCTGCCATTGCAGCAAATTTGGCGAAGGGGAAAAGTGTTGAGGAGGCAGTGGAGACTGCCAAAAAATATATTACCGTGGCAATTGAACATAGCTTAGAAATCGGCAAGGGTGTGGGCCCAACAAACCACTTTTATGAGCTGTACAACAAAGCGGGGATTTGGGACGAAGTGAAAGACTGA
- the thiW gene encoding energy coupling factor transporter S component ThiW, producing the protein MKTRKLTISAMFIAIGVLAGNLIYIPVGASKCFPIQHTLNILAAVLLGPAYGVVNAFCISLLRNFMGTGSLLAFPGSMVGALLAGYIYKLTKNNYLTAVAEVFGTGVLGGLLAVPIAIFTMGKAVGALAYVPAFLLSSFGGSIVAVLLLQSAYFVKTVSKTS; encoded by the coding sequence ATGAAAACAAGAAAGCTTACAATTTCAGCAATGTTTATCGCCATTGGTGTACTGGCAGGGAACTTGATTTACATACCTGTTGGGGCCTCTAAGTGCTTCCCTATTCAGCATACGCTGAATATTTTGGCTGCTGTCCTCTTAGGCCCTGCTTATGGTGTGGTAAATGCTTTTTGTATTTCCTTGCTCAGAAATTTTATGGGAACAGGATCTTTATTGGCATTCCCGGGCAGCATGGTTGGGGCACTATTGGCAGGATACATATATAAATTAACCAAAAACAATTATTTAACGGCGGTGGCAGAAGTATTTGGTACAGGGGTTTTAGGCGGACTTTTGGCAGTACCCATTGCTATTTTTACTATGGGAAAAGCAGTAGGTGCATTGGCTTACGTTCCTGCTTTTTTACTAAGCTCCTTCGGGGGTAGTATAGTGGCAGTTTTACTATTGCAATCCGCTTATTTTGTAAAGACAGTCTCAAAAACATCTTAA
- a CDS encoding glycerophosphodiester phosphodiesterase family protein → MFAKRMVLATLGAILSSAFSLTAFAGWQDGNPLVAHALGESRGKIETNAKEAFLESWGSGFRAMEVDFTYTSDGVLVARHDFEADGSYYRLEQEAKAPLVMDRNTFQSSKICFDQTPLTAVDVLSLMVEYPDVYLITDTKDTDKATVEKQFKDLKQIAEAMEQPQILNRIIPQIYNEEMYDWVKEIYPFQEWIYTLYLNYYPDYPKIAEFCEAKGIGTVTIENARVTKDVIDTLHAKGIKVYAHTINRYKQFQDLLALEVDGIYTDRIKPYELKWIGLSDSRKVENKIVTLGNGEVTLDTLKIFNEDYVPLRQLATLGKKFDVQLDRQNGNLNLTSGRSFSSLGNELLMNYSGNLIMEKTKFRLFYNNNETKIYPILVDGEVYVPLTAMTQLLGLGT, encoded by the coding sequence ATGTTTGCAAAAAGAATGGTGTTGGCAACGCTGGGAGCAATATTGAGTTCTGCTTTTTCCTTGACGGCATTTGCAGGATGGCAGGATGGAAACCCTTTGGTTGCCCACGCGTTGGGTGAATCCCGAGGTAAAATTGAAACAAATGCAAAGGAAGCCTTTTTGGAGTCGTGGGGAAGTGGATTTCGTGCCATGGAAGTAGACTTTACCTATACTTCTGACGGAGTTTTGGTTGCCCGCCATGATTTTGAAGCTGATGGCTCTTATTACCGCTTGGAACAGGAGGCGAAGGCACCCTTAGTGATGGATCGAAATACGTTTCAAAGCAGTAAAATTTGCTTTGACCAGACACCGCTGACCGCTGTGGATGTATTAAGCTTAATGGTGGAATATCCAGATGTTTATTTAATTACAGACACAAAGGATACAGATAAGGCCACTGTGGAAAAGCAATTTAAGGATTTGAAGCAAATTGCGGAGGCTATGGAACAGCCTCAAATTTTGAATCGGATTATTCCCCAGATTTATAACGAAGAAATGTATGATTGGGTGAAGGAGATTTATCCTTTCCAAGAATGGATTTATACACTCTATTTAAATTATTATCCCGATTATCCCAAAATTGCAGAATTTTGCGAAGCAAAGGGTATTGGCACAGTAACCATTGAGAATGCCCGTGTCACAAAGGACGTGATTGATACCCTTCATGCAAAGGGAATCAAAGTTTATGCCCATACCATTAACCGTTATAAGCAGTTTCAAGATTTATTGGCTTTGGAGGTAGACGGAATTTATACCGACCGCATCAAACCTTATGAATTAAAGTGGATTGGCCTTTCCGATAGCCGAAAGGTGGAGAATAAAATTGTCACCTTGGGAAATGGGGAAGTTACTTTAGATACCCTTAAAATTTTCAACGAGGACTATGTACCTTTACGTCAACTTGCAACCCTTGGGAAGAAATTTGATGTACAGTTGGATAGGCAAAATGGTAATCTGAATCTAACCTCAGGAAGGTCATTTTCATCTTTGGGAAATGAACTTCTGATGAATTACAGTGGAAATTTAATTATGGAAAAAACAAAGTTCCGTTTATTCTATAATAATAATGAAACAAAAATCTATCCTATTTTGGTGGATGGTGAGGTGTATGTGCCTTTGACCGCAATGACTCAACTTTTGGGCTTGGGTACATAA
- a CDS encoding DUF1292 domain-containing protein → MSDKCGCGCGCDHEHDHEHEEMGLETMFLTLDDDTELECGILGVFEVEGVEDKQFIALMPLEDETVLLYEYKEVGEEIELEVIEEDELFDKVSAAFNDLFEDEDEE, encoded by the coding sequence ATGAGTGACAAATGCGGATGCGGATGTGGATGCGATCACGAACATGACCACGAACACGAAGAAATGGGATTGGAAACAATGTTTTTAACATTGGATGATGATACTGAATTGGAATGCGGCATTCTGGGTGTATTTGAGGTTGAAGGTGTGGAGGACAAGCAGTTTATTGCCTTAATGCCTTTGGAAGATGAAACCGTATTACTGTACGAATACAAAGAAGTTGGTGAAGAGATCGAGTTGGAGGTCATCGAAGAAGATGAATTGTTCGACAAGGTTTCTGCCGCATTTAATGACTTATTTGAGGACGAAGACGAAGAATAA